A section of the Leptospira kobayashii genome encodes:
- a CDS encoding Cys-rich protein: MRKLVLLMILLHLGLFVSCQDVIEKKCIAACDQFVSCTQKVMKIELAPEAIKTGHTSCLNGCTTYNSEILQCFEQEPTSCQGFGECVIQIGTLE, from the coding sequence ATGAGAAAATTAGTTTTACTTATGATTTTATTGCATCTGGGACTTTTTGTATCCTGCCAGGATGTGATTGAAAAAAAATGCATCGCAGCTTGCGATCAGTTCGTATCTTGCACTCAGAAAGTGATGAAGATCGAGCTTGCACCCGAAGCCATCAAGACGGGACACACCTCTTGTCTGAACGGATGCACTACTTATAATAGTGAGATTCTGCAATGTTTCGAACAAGAACCTACTTCTTGTCAGGGTTTCGGAGAATGCGTGATTCAAATAGGAACACTCGAGTAA
- a CDS encoding cytochrome c3 family protein, with the protein MNIKILKISVPIVAIAAVAYLIFSPSRYVGYSPDQPIPFNHKIHAGDNKIDCKYCHIGVETSAHATIPPSSTCMNCHGGAYGNVAGKQEHVKWLNQQFDNKTPVPWVRIHDQPDFVFFNHSRHVQRGVDCSTCHGNVAEMVKVKQTKSLNMGFCVDCHRENNAPNDCSTCHR; encoded by the coding sequence ATGAACATAAAAATACTCAAGATCTCTGTGCCGATCGTAGCAATTGCCGCGGTCGCATATTTGATTTTTTCACCAAGCCGTTATGTGGGTTATTCTCCGGATCAACCCATCCCTTTTAACCACAAAATTCATGCGGGCGACAACAAGATAGATTGTAAGTATTGCCATATTGGTGTAGAGACATCTGCCCATGCGACAATACCACCTAGCTCCACTTGTATGAATTGTCATGGTGGTGCATACGGAAACGTTGCTGGTAAACAAGAACATGTTAAATGGTTAAATCAACAATTTGACAACAAAACACCCGTTCCCTGGGTTCGCATTCATGACCAACCAGATTTTGTTTTCTTCAATCATTCGCGTCACGTGCAAAGGGGAGTGGATTGTTCCACTTGCCACGGAAACGTAGCCGAGATGGTCAAGGTCAAACAAACCAAATCGTTAAACATGGGTTTCTGCGTGGATTGCCACCGGGAAAACAATGCGCCAAACGATTGTTCTACTTGTCACAGGTAA
- a CDS encoding sulfatase-like hydrolase/transferase: MKSVHNNNIKKWVLSLLIPVTILATDLGFRFEIVKGFELVQLFFYLSSIFFSVFLYCFFLFSLIGTNKAKRTYEILLITIAIFYTIAVIGSYGYYQYSGIMPNFFVFSFMFQEPYNSWVLFKAGLSIVSLLLFVTVFFIFYLALRSITRREKFRFFRWTYLALILCLILLNFFFHNNARFNDQMYVTDTNAVVFINRNVYNLLTGDRLGSAGLQSRNKPKLGIETNTSKPNVLLIIAESLRRKSMGLYGYERDTTPRLDRWFATNTGGNKVLFKNSFSNSSSTLISVPSILSGISPDQPVALTHNSPLFWEYGKAVNLSTFFISSHSFRWNNFEGFFKNAGIDYLWNKETSGNPTFNDIGIDDRKTVKEFKKHVSLLKKNGNSFAGVLHFNTNHFPYFIPKESEFLPVGRDILAPYDNSVRHLDSLVDDVLNFLEKEDLQKDTLVIFTSDHGETIFEHGYIGHVESNHIETVSIPMFFYVPESLRSQTRDQILKINQDRNVENIDIIPTIIDFLGLEGRKDIAPYMAKLEGKSLLTKVPTDRKIFIANNNETSLYRVGLSFIYKDLHYMLRLNKTSPTEELFEYTKDKNETNNLWPNLNETKKKEYRSLLKDCNLCFDLYSTADISL; the protein is encoded by the coding sequence ATGAAATCAGTCCATAATAATAATATAAAAAAATGGGTTTTATCACTTCTAATCCCAGTTACGATATTGGCTACTGATTTAGGTTTTAGATTTGAAATTGTTAAGGGATTCGAGTTAGTCCAATTATTTTTTTATTTAAGTTCCATCTTTTTTTCCGTATTTCTCTACTGCTTTTTTCTCTTCAGTTTAATCGGTACAAATAAAGCAAAAAGAACTTACGAAATTTTGCTAATCACCATTGCCATTTTTTACACTATTGCAGTGATAGGATCGTACGGGTACTACCAGTATTCGGGGATCATGCCCAATTTTTTTGTCTTTTCTTTTATGTTCCAGGAACCTTATAATAGTTGGGTTTTATTCAAAGCCGGACTTTCCATTGTTTCCTTACTTTTGTTCGTAACTGTATTTTTCATTTTCTATCTTGCCTTACGTTCGATCACTCGTAGGGAAAAGTTTCGTTTTTTCCGATGGACTTATCTCGCACTCATACTCTGCCTCATTTTGCTTAATTTCTTTTTTCATAATAATGCACGATTTAACGATCAAATGTATGTAACCGATACTAATGCGGTCGTATTCATTAATCGTAATGTATACAATTTGCTCACGGGAGACCGGCTTGGATCGGCGGGATTGCAATCCAGGAACAAACCGAAACTGGGGATTGAAACAAATACATCCAAGCCGAACGTCCTTCTCATCATTGCAGAAAGTCTACGCAGAAAGAGTATGGGATTGTATGGCTATGAAAGGGATACTACTCCTCGATTGGATCGTTGGTTTGCGACAAACACGGGCGGAAACAAAGTTTTGTTCAAAAACAGTTTTTCCAACTCCAGTTCCACTCTGATTTCGGTGCCCAGTATCCTTTCCGGAATTTCTCCTGACCAACCGGTAGCACTCACTCACAATTCCCCTTTGTTTTGGGAGTATGGCAAAGCTGTGAATCTATCCACCTTCTTTATCTCAAGCCATAGCTTTCGCTGGAATAATTTCGAAGGTTTTTTTAAGAACGCAGGAATAGATTATCTTTGGAACAAAGAAACAAGCGGAAACCCTACTTTCAACGATATAGGAATCGATGATAGAAAAACTGTGAAGGAATTCAAAAAACATGTAAGTTTGCTGAAAAAAAACGGTAACTCTTTTGCAGGAGTGCTGCACTTCAACACAAACCATTTTCCTTATTTTATTCCGAAAGAATCGGAGTTTTTGCCCGTAGGGAGAGACATACTGGCACCTTACGACAATTCGGTGAGACACTTGGACTCTCTCGTAGATGATGTCCTGAACTTTTTAGAAAAAGAAGATCTCCAAAAAGATACTCTCGTCATCTTTACATCGGATCACGGCGAAACGATATTCGAACACGGATACATCGGACATGTGGAAAGCAATCATATTGAAACTGTTTCCATCCCTATGTTTTTTTATGTTCCCGAATCACTCAGATCGCAAACAAGAGATCAGATTTTGAAAATCAATCAGGATAGGAATGTGGAAAATATAGATATCATTCCCACCATTATCGACTTTCTGGGATTGGAAGGAAGAAAAGATATCGCCCCTTATATGGCAAAGCTGGAAGGAAAATCCCTTCTAACCAAAGTTCCGACGGATAGAAAGATCTTTATCGCAAATAATAATGAAACATCCCTATACCGGGTAGGGCTCAGTTTTATATACAAAGATCTGCACTATATGTTGAGATTGAACAAAACTTCTCCAACGGAAGAATTGTTTGAATACACGAAAGATAAAAACGAAACCAACAACCTTTGGCCGAACTTAAATGAAACGAAAAAAAAGGAATATCGCAGCCTCTTAAAAGACTGCAATCTTTGTTTCGATCTCTATTCTACAGCGGACATTTCCTTATGA
- a CDS encoding Fe-S-cluster-containing hydrogenase, with amino-acid sequence MKDDTFQKEKKAHWQSYELRGSKEESQLRKQEFYTSPDPLIARIKKGDFDRKTFLKFMGASVVMTTVGCIPKPQEKILPYVNLTFKNEKDEIEQYDFVKHGKSYHYASVCGECGAGCGILVKARDGRPLKLEGNPNHPVSQGALCASGQAAIFDLYDSDRAKEPVQIIEGKAKASDWFVLDKDVKDKLSANKGKTVVVTKPLPSSSSQEIVNDFLRSVGGGKHYEILLGTSEDAITIAQEKSYGKAVLPNYHFDKAKVILSIDCDFLGEWLSSVEFQKDFAKRRDLVKQKSKDFNKFIAAETHPTMTGTNADQRVPLKPGDQRKFVLAVAKALSDLGVGGISGVAGLDLAKTAAELGIPKELITKTATALASAKGESLVVAGGSSAETADAVDLQIAVNMLNSALGNDGKTIDSTSVRKNGRTDYYANLSTLAKDLKDGKVGVVFLYGFNPVYSAPNGEEWKNLLHQAAQIVTLSDRVDETALASNWLAPASHFLESWGDAEPFSGIATIQQPTIRPLFSSRSFEDSLIAWAGGSLLGASSYYDYLKTKYSKKTNWEELLRSGIYNTAGNRKADKGARGFKGAIAPLAASKSGLTLSLYTSSAVKDGARANNSQLQELPDPVSKVTWDNYVAISPQFSRSSGIKLNDVVKVTVGDKSFELPALVQPGLHPEAVGIAIGYGRTAVGEIGNGVGKNASVLAPITKDGIVYSGLSVSVEPTGKKYKLATTQDHHMMSPGVMMGVEWKERPLIISAKIQDYDKNPSANIPEPEIPKILVDGKLVRAQGANAPADQPGSQFQYPGYKWGMAVDLTSCTGCGSCVVACSIENNVPMVGRDEVRMGREMHWLRIDRYYIGDPEVPESIEIAHQPLMCQHCDNAPCETVCPVAATVHSSEGVNDMVYNRCVGTRYCSNNCPYKVRRFNWLEHWNEHNLLGESTYTFKATPPRNLGLNPELTVRSRGVMEKCNFCSSRVAEAKIQAKNEGRTLRDGEASCACEQSCPSDSIVFGNVNDPESRVAKLLKDPRSYKLLEYLNIGPAVSYLTRVRNNV; translated from the coding sequence ATGAAAGATGATACTTTCCAAAAAGAGAAAAAAGCCCACTGGCAGTCTTACGAACTCCGCGGATCCAAAGAAGAATCGCAACTTCGTAAACAAGAATTTTACACATCTCCGGATCCTCTGATCGCAAGGATCAAAAAAGGCGATTTCGATCGCAAAACTTTCCTTAAGTTTATGGGTGCTTCCGTTGTGATGACGACGGTAGGTTGTATCCCAAAACCGCAAGAAAAGATTCTTCCTTATGTAAATCTTACTTTCAAAAATGAAAAGGACGAAATCGAACAATACGACTTCGTAAAACATGGCAAGTCTTATCACTATGCTTCCGTTTGCGGAGAGTGTGGTGCTGGATGCGGGATCTTAGTAAAAGCCCGAGACGGACGTCCTTTGAAATTGGAAGGAAATCCGAATCACCCTGTTTCTCAAGGTGCACTTTGTGCATCCGGTCAGGCAGCTATTTTTGACCTTTATGATTCTGACAGAGCAAAAGAGCCTGTTCAAATCATCGAAGGCAAAGCAAAAGCTTCCGATTGGTTCGTACTCGATAAAGACGTAAAAGATAAACTTTCCGCAAACAAAGGTAAGACGGTGGTGGTGACAAAACCTCTTCCTTCTTCCTCTTCCCAAGAGATCGTAAATGATTTCCTAAGATCAGTTGGCGGTGGAAAACATTACGAAATTTTACTTGGAACTTCCGAAGATGCAATTACAATCGCTCAGGAAAAATCCTACGGCAAAGCGGTTCTTCCGAACTACCATTTCGACAAAGCAAAAGTAATCCTATCGATTGATTGTGATTTTCTTGGAGAGTGGCTTTCTTCCGTAGAATTCCAAAAAGACTTCGCAAAAAGAAGAGACCTGGTTAAACAAAAATCCAAAGATTTCAACAAGTTCATCGCAGCGGAAACTCATCCTACGATGACAGGAACCAATGCAGACCAAAGAGTTCCTCTTAAGCCGGGCGATCAAAGAAAGTTTGTTTTAGCTGTTGCTAAAGCACTTTCCGATTTAGGTGTGGGCGGAATCTCGGGAGTTGCGGGTCTTGACTTAGCTAAGACTGCAGCTGAGCTTGGAATCCCGAAAGAACTCATTACGAAAACCGCGACCGCACTTGCAAGTGCTAAGGGTGAATCCTTGGTTGTTGCCGGCGGATCTAGTGCGGAAACTGCAGATGCGGTTGATTTGCAAATCGCTGTGAATATGTTGAATAGTGCACTTGGTAACGACGGTAAGACGATCGATTCCACAAGTGTGCGAAAAAACGGACGCACAGATTATTACGCAAACCTTTCCACTCTTGCAAAAGATTTGAAAGACGGCAAAGTAGGCGTGGTTTTCCTTTACGGATTCAACCCGGTTTATTCCGCTCCGAACGGAGAAGAATGGAAAAACCTGCTTCACCAAGCGGCGCAAATCGTAACACTCAGCGACAGAGTGGATGAAACGGCACTTGCTTCCAATTGGCTGGCACCTGCTTCCCACTTCCTTGAGTCTTGGGGAGATGCGGAGCCTTTCAGCGGAATCGCAACCATCCAACAACCTACCATTCGTCCTCTTTTCAGCTCCAGATCTTTCGAAGATTCTTTGATCGCTTGGGCGGGTGGAAGTTTACTGGGTGCTTCTTCTTATTACGATTACCTGAAAACAAAGTATTCTAAAAAAACAAACTGGGAAGAGCTGCTTCGCAGTGGAATTTACAATACTGCGGGAAATCGCAAAGCCGACAAAGGAGCTCGCGGATTCAAAGGGGCAATCGCTCCTCTCGCTGCTTCCAAGTCAGGCTTGACACTTTCGTTATACACTAGTTCTGCGGTAAAAGACGGAGCGCGTGCAAACAACTCCCAGCTGCAAGAACTTCCGGATCCTGTTTCCAAAGTAACTTGGGACAATTATGTTGCCATCAGTCCACAATTTTCACGTTCTTCAGGAATCAAACTGAATGATGTGGTGAAGGTAACTGTAGGGGACAAGTCCTTCGAATTGCCAGCTCTCGTTCAACCGGGTCTTCACCCGGAAGCAGTGGGAATCGCAATCGGTTACGGACGCACTGCAGTCGGTGAAATCGGAAACGGTGTAGGTAAGAATGCAAGTGTTCTTGCACCTATCACAAAAGACGGAATCGTTTATTCCGGACTTTCCGTATCCGTTGAACCTACAGGCAAAAAATACAAACTAGCTACCACTCAAGATCACCATATGATGTCTCCCGGTGTGATGATGGGAGTTGAGTGGAAAGAAAGACCTCTTATCATTTCCGCAAAAATCCAAGATTACGATAAGAACCCTTCCGCTAACATCCCTGAGCCTGAGATTCCAAAAATCCTAGTCGATGGAAAGTTGGTTCGTGCACAAGGGGCAAACGCTCCTGCCGACCAACCGGGAAGCCAATTCCAATACCCAGGATACAAATGGGGAATGGCAGTGGATCTTACTTCCTGCACAGGATGCGGTTCTTGCGTAGTTGCATGTAGCATTGAAAACAACGTTCCTATGGTAGGACGTGACGAAGTCAGAATGGGTCGTGAGATGCATTGGCTTCGTATCGACCGTTATTATATCGGTGACCCAGAAGTTCCTGAGTCCATCGAAATTGCTCACCAACCATTGATGTGCCAACATTGTGACAATGCTCCATGTGAGACTGTTTGTCCGGTGGCTGCGACAGTTCATAGTTCGGAAGGGGTTAACGACATGGTTTACAACCGTTGCGTGGGAACTCGTTACTGTTCTAACAACTGCCCGTATAAGGTTCGTCGTTTCAATTGGTTAGAGCATTGGAATGAGCACAATCTTTTGGGAGAAAGCACTTACACTTTCAAAGCAACTCCTCCGCGTAACTTAGGTTTGAACCCGGAACTTACGGTTCGTTCTCGTGGTGTTATGGAAAAATGTAACTTCTGTTCTTCACGTGTAGCAGAAGCTAAAATCCAAGCCAAAAACGAAGGACGAACTCTCCGAGACGGGGAAGCATCCTGTGCTTGCGAGCAGTCTTGCCCGTCGGATTCCATTGTTTTCGGTAACGTAAATGATCCGGAATCAAGAGTCGCGAAATTATTAAAAGACCCAAGATCTTATAAACTCTTGGAGTATTTGAACATTGGACCTGCGGTCAGCTACCTGACTCGAGTTCGTAACAACGTTTAG
- a CDS encoding ArnT family glycosyltransferase yields MTTTERLFFRILILIASIPILCTLPLDVIDIDSSQYAEIAREMNLSGEFFTIIDNGRKYLDKPIFTFWTIAASYSLFGVNNITFRLPALFLSLLSVYSIFRISMLVWEKERQAYLSSLAYLLAPGFFAMVVDPKIDVYLTAYLAFTYHFYYLGRKKDTRYYYLMYLMMSMGFVTKGPISVVIPALSIGGDILFRRDWKLLWEMRPITGIFVLASLPLFWCFHLYREYNSYGPTFFLWIQSFGRFYKDMYDVKFDPFYFYKSFAWAFFSGVIPLFLYVVFRSYKYFKSVGWKEILRKIKDNEYKGEDFVIPFWLFLFLFLISFSRFPLPQYIYWILPAGALYFGKISEESLFTSSAKRIRPSFMIAGIVYLVSYFLLPLFVNEVGVLYYVFAFVGIAFILISAQILPLEILVTTTGACLFLGAISLVYYPLLTSYQPSHLFGKEIQKLEPEEPILYTYRISHSKRSYAFYSNRLFRNIYDSGKIEKAWEGREKRLVVVPTEFLGALQETAGKKYIIEPILEKESYKVATPTVAFLKKESRHLVTKKISLVWLKKTQGKP; encoded by the coding sequence ATGACTACTACAGAAAGATTATTTTTCAGAATTCTAATTTTAATCGCATCCATCCCTATTTTATGCACTCTCCCTTTGGATGTAATCGATATCGATTCTTCCCAGTATGCGGAAATCGCGCGCGAGATGAATTTGTCGGGAGAATTTTTTACCATTATTGACAATGGTAGAAAGTATCTGGACAAACCTATTTTTACTTTTTGGACGATTGCCGCCTCGTATTCGTTATTCGGTGTAAATAACATTACATTCAGACTACCTGCATTATTTCTCAGTTTGTTGTCGGTATATTCCATTTTTCGTATTTCCATGTTGGTTTGGGAAAAAGAGAGACAAGCCTACTTGTCCTCACTCGCTTATTTGCTTGCTCCCGGTTTTTTTGCGATGGTGGTCGATCCGAAAATAGATGTTTATCTCACTGCCTACTTGGCGTTCACTTACCATTTTTATTATTTGGGAAGAAAGAAAGACACCCGTTATTATTATCTGATGTATCTTATGATGTCTATGGGTTTTGTTACAAAAGGTCCCATCAGCGTTGTGATTCCTGCGCTTTCCATCGGAGGAGACATTCTTTTCCGAAGAGATTGGAAGTTGCTTTGGGAGATGAGACCGATCACCGGGATTTTTGTTTTGGCATCTCTTCCTTTGTTCTGGTGTTTTCATCTTTACCGGGAGTACAATTCGTACGGTCCCACTTTCTTTTTATGGATTCAATCCTTCGGACGATTTTACAAGGATATGTATGATGTGAAGTTTGATCCGTTCTACTTTTACAAAAGTTTTGCCTGGGCATTCTTTAGTGGAGTCATTCCACTCTTTTTGTATGTAGTGTTCAGATCTTATAAATACTTTAAGTCGGTAGGTTGGAAAGAGATACTGAGAAAGATCAAAGACAATGAATACAAAGGGGAAGATTTCGTGATTCCCTTCTGGCTCTTTTTGTTTTTATTTCTAATTTCCTTTTCCCGTTTTCCTCTTCCTCAGTATATTTATTGGATTTTACCTGCGGGAGCACTTTACTTCGGTAAAATTTCGGAAGAGAGTTTGTTTACTTCTTCGGCGAAACGAATCCGCCCTTCCTTTATGATCGCGGGGATCGTCTACTTGGTTTCTTATTTTTTGCTTCCTTTGTTTGTGAACGAAGTAGGAGTTCTGTATTATGTTTTTGCATTTGTGGGAATCGCATTTATACTGATCTCCGCACAAATTCTACCTCTCGAAATTTTAGTGACCACTACCGGCGCTTGTCTCTTTTTGGGAGCGATCAGTTTGGTATACTATCCTCTTCTTACAAGTTATCAACCTTCCCATCTTTTTGGTAAGGAGATTCAAAAACTGGAACCGGAAGAACCGATTCTTTATACATATCGCATTTCCCATTCCAAAAGATCTTATGCGTTTTATTCCAACAGATTGTTCCGTAATATCTACGATTCGGGGAAAATCGAAAAGGCTTGGGAAGGAAGAGAAAAACGTCTGGTCGTGGTTCCCACTGAGTTTTTGGGAGCGCTCCAGGAAACGGCGGGAAAGAAATACATCATTGAACCCATTTTGGAGAAAGAATCCTACAAAGTGGCCACTCCCACGGTCGCTTTCCTGAAAAAGGAGTCCAGACACCTCGTTACTAAGAAAATTTCTCTGGTTTGGTTGAAAAAGACTCAGGGAAAACCGTAA
- the nrfD gene encoding NrfD/PsrC family molybdoenzyme membrane anchor subunit: MSIAQAVRDKLDIPDLVTGGKSIKDVTSDIAKPNEDFPTKLWWNTFTLVATITLIDVAIIGYLFYEGLYLLGINNPVGWGFFVVNFVFWIGIGHAGTLISAVLFLFRQGWRTGINRAAEAMTIFAVLVAASNLILHVGRPWVGFWLFPYPNERGPLWVNFRSPLIWDTFAVSTYLSISVVFWYIGLIPDLASLRDRATETWRKSLYNILSFGWVGSARAWSHMEIVCMILAALSTPLVLSVHTIVSFDFAVSILPGWHTTIFPPYFVAGAIFSGFAMVVTLMVIAREVFNLKDYITGKHLDNMNKIMMVTGLIVGLAYGTEFFIAWYSGNEYEGFAFWNRAFGPYGWAYFIMISCNVLSPQVFWFRKLRYNIPVMFIASLVVNVGMWFERFVIMMTLNRDFLPSSWAMYTPTLFDYAMLIGTFGIFFTLFLMWCRIMPVIAIAEVKTVMPAKEGAHH; encoded by the coding sequence ATGTCAATAGCACAAGCAGTTCGAGATAAATTGGACATCCCCGACCTGGTAACAGGCGGGAAAAGCATCAAAGATGTAACATCTGATATCGCCAAACCGAATGAGGATTTTCCCACAAAACTGTGGTGGAATACTTTCACTTTGGTCGCAACGATCACACTCATCGACGTTGCCATCATCGGTTATCTATTTTATGAAGGTCTTTACCTACTCGGGATCAACAACCCGGTTGGTTGGGGATTTTTCGTAGTAAACTTCGTATTCTGGATTGGTATCGGTCACGCAGGAACTTTGATTTCTGCGGTATTATTCCTTTTCCGTCAAGGTTGGAGAACAGGGATCAACAGAGCTGCGGAAGCGATGACGATTTTTGCCGTTCTTGTTGCCGCATCCAACTTGATCCTTCACGTAGGACGCCCTTGGGTAGGATTCTGGCTTTTCCCTTATCCGAATGAAAGGGGTCCTCTTTGGGTGAACTTCCGATCTCCTCTGATCTGGGATACATTCGCGGTATCTACTTACCTTTCCATCTCGGTGGTATTCTGGTACATCGGACTCATTCCCGATTTAGCATCTCTTAGAGATAGAGCAACGGAAACTTGGAGAAAGAGTCTTTATAACATTCTTTCTTTCGGTTGGGTCGGTTCCGCTCGCGCTTGGTCTCATATGGAAATCGTATGTATGATTCTCGCGGCACTTTCCACACCACTCGTTCTTTCGGTTCACACAATCGTATCTTTTGACTTCGCTGTTTCCATTTTGCCTGGTTGGCATACTACGATCTTTCCACCGTACTTTGTTGCCGGTGCGATCTTTTCCGGTTTTGCCATGGTGGTAACTCTTATGGTAATCGCTCGGGAAGTATTCAACCTAAAAGACTACATCACCGGAAAACACTTGGACAACATGAACAAAATCATGATGGTTACCGGTCTCATCGTAGGTCTTGCTTACGGAACTGAGTTTTTCATCGCTTGGTATTCCGGTAACGAATACGAAGGATTTGCATTCTGGAACAGAGCCTTCGGTCCTTACGGTTGGGCTTATTTCATTATGATTTCCTGTAACGTTCTCAGTCCGCAAGTGTTCTGGTTCAGAAAACTTCGTTACAATATCCCTGTGATGTTCATCGCATCTCTCGTTGTAAACGTGGGGATGTGGTTTGAAAGATTTGTGATCATGATGACACTCAACCGCGACTTTTTACCCTCCAGTTGGGCCATGTATACTCCCACTCTTTTCGACTATGCAATGTTAATCGGAACTTTCGGTATCTTCTTCACATTATTCCTGATGTGGTGTCGAATCATGCCGGTGATTGCGATTGCGGAAGTAAAAACGGTTATGCCTGCAAAAGAAGGAGCACATCACTAA
- a CDS encoding methyl-accepting chemotaxis protein: MKSLKHILGIYTFLSIVLLAFVVSSLILYLSWNMLVNVYKGEMRNAGKSAGSELVSYYQSQLRVAGMLAKQNEVLDGLKTLNGTAATKQFVEIVNDSKGEYENIFLSVPEYTARIFAAGIPRSIGFKLEKEKTGKNVEEALAGKISIGFVHESPITGLPVSLISVPVKDAKDKVVGILWIALNLEEVSKRMVEGVHVGTSGYVSAVTTEGMVFAHPQKSQILKLNLKKVPFGQQMLAAKSGEFIHYEFQGTDRMMLIHRLEEWRTIIGVVLPKSEIKNEFAKVALYAALAAILITAVVIIGIFILLNKRLKPLEESGAVLEKMAKGDLTEDLKPAYNDEIGRMSMSLNRFIKSIRTSVREIQVVAEEIASSSEELNRSSDSFSEMAQSTAASSEEISATTEEVLSSMESTAASTVKQHTNIQEFHEKIMELSQGAKQIGKDTESALSNTENITKQAKLGGESLNQMKDMIALILESSTEMREVIGIIDEISEQTSLLALNAAIEAARAGEAGRGFAVVAEEISKLSDKTAHSIQSIEDMIGKNSQDLEAGAKGIRSSVELLNHIIKEIGQVETVMKRLYDATQSQLSYNREVDERSEEVGRESDFLRSSMEEQKKAMQQISLSVVGINNETMHIASGSEQVASSSKNLSHTAETLRVVTQRFKIPAE; encoded by the coding sequence ATGAAAAGTCTGAAACATATACTTGGCATTTATACCTTCCTATCTATTGTCCTTTTGGCATTTGTAGTTTCCAGTTTGATCCTTTATCTTTCCTGGAATATGTTGGTGAACGTTTACAAAGGCGAAATGAGAAACGCAGGTAAAAGCGCAGGTTCCGAATTGGTTTCCTATTACCAATCTCAGCTACGTGTGGCGGGAATGTTGGCGAAACAAAATGAAGTGTTGGACGGGCTTAAGACTTTAAACGGAACAGCTGCTACAAAACAATTCGTAGAGATCGTAAATGATTCCAAGGGAGAATATGAAAATATATTCCTTTCCGTTCCGGAATATACCGCACGCATCTTTGCGGCAGGAATTCCCAGATCCATCGGTTTCAAATTGGAAAAAGAAAAAACAGGCAAAAACGTAGAAGAGGCATTGGCGGGAAAAATATCCATCGGCTTTGTCCATGAATCTCCGATTACCGGTCTTCCCGTTAGTTTGATTTCAGTCCCTGTAAAAGATGCAAAAGACAAAGTAGTGGGAATTCTTTGGATTGCACTCAACCTCGAGGAAGTTTCCAAAAGGATGGTCGAAGGAGTGCATGTGGGAACATCGGGTTATGTTTCCGCAGTCACGACGGAAGGAATGGTATTTGCCCACCCGCAAAAATCCCAAATTTTAAAATTGAACTTGAAAAAGGTTCCATTCGGTCAACAGATGTTAGCTGCCAAATCCGGTGAATTCATCCACTACGAATTTCAAGGAACCGATCGTATGATGCTCATTCATCGTTTGGAAGAATGGAGAACTATCATCGGAGTCGTACTTCCCAAATCGGAAATCAAAAACGAATTCGCAAAAGTCGCGCTTTATGCGGCACTTGCCGCCATTCTGATCACTGCGGTTGTTATCATAGGAATTTTCATTTTACTGAATAAGAGATTGAAGCCTTTGGAGGAATCGGGAGCTGTTTTGGAAAAAATGGCAAAAGGAGATTTGACGGAAGATTTGAAACCTGCTTATAACGATGAGATCGGCAGGATGAGTATGTCTCTCAACCGTTTCATCAAAAGCATCCGCACTTCCGTCCGTGAAATCCAAGTCGTAGCGGAAGAAATCGCATCTTCTTCGGAAGAGTTGAATCGTTCTTCGGATTCTTTTTCGGAAATGGCGCAAAGCACCGCAGCTTCCTCCGAAGAGATTTCCGCAACCACGGAAGAAGTTTTGTCCAGTATGGAAAGCACCGCCGCGTCTACCGTTAAACAACATACCAACATACAAGAGTTTCACGAAAAAATCATGGAGCTGTCCCAAGGTGCGAAACAGATCGGGAAAGATACCGAATCCGCTCTTTCCAATACGGAAAACATCACCAAACAAGCAAAGTTGGGTGGAGAATCTTTGAATCAGATGAAAGATATGATCGCTCTTATCTTGGAATCTTCCACGGAAATGAGAGAAGTGATCGGAATCATCGATGAGATTTCGGAACAAACGAGCCTACTTGCGTTGAATGCAGCCATTGAAGCCGCGAGAGCGGGGGAGGCAGGTAGAGGTTTCGCGGTGGTAGCAGAGGAGATTTCCAAACTTTCGGACAAGACCGCGCATTCCATTCAGTCCATTGAAGATATGATCGGAAAAAACAGTCAGGATCTGGAAGCGGGTGCGAAAGGAATCAGGTCTTCGGTGGAATTACTCAACCATATCATCAAAGAAATCGGCCAAGTAGAAACCGTGATGAAGCGGCTTTATGATGCGACTCAGTCCCAATTGAGCTACAATCGGGAGGTTGATGAGAGATCGGAAGAAGTGGGAAGGGAGTCGGACTTCCTCAGAAGCTCGATGGAAGAACAAAAAAAGGCGATGCAGCAGATTTCCTTATCGGTAGTAGGGATTAATAATGAGACAATGCACATTGCTTCCGGGTCGGAACAGGTGGCATCTTCGTCTAAGAACCTGTCCCATACGGCTGAGACTCTTAGGGTTGTGACTCAAAGATTCAAAATTCCGGCAGAATGA